The Branchiostoma lanceolatum isolate klBraLanc5 chromosome 1, klBraLanc5.hap2, whole genome shotgun sequence genomic sequence ctaactgaccagtctaactggtccggaccttttagcatAGCGGTTATGGCATTGACACCGGGATCTGGCGGCTGGTGTGGGTTGgaatcccgggagccaggagactgttctacttgcctcttgtgtttcatCTGTAAGGAAAACTTGCAGACCATGCAGCATTTCCCAGTTGAATTTCAATAGTGCAATTTCTAGATCACGATCAGTAAATAAGTAACTTTGTTATCAAATTGTTGTTATAATAGTTTTGCATTGTGAGCTTTTCGTGAGCTTTTGATGGacaagtttgtacatgtagttacttttTTTGACTGTTTGCTATCATAAACATTGTTCATAAAATTTTATTCTTGATTGTTTGCAGAAATGTTAGTGTGGACAGGGATTAAGAAGGGTCCACCCCGCAAGCTGAAGTTCCCTGAACCTAGTGTGGTGGTGGATGCCATTAACAAGGACCTTTAAAGGCTAGAGATGTCAGGTATGATAAAacacttctttctttcttacaaaGCTGTCTTTAAATGTGACGTGTTGCAACAAAACATTTGGCTAACTGTTAAAAGTCtatatttttcaagaaaatagAACTGatgcaaaagagattgtaaagTACTGGTTAAATGCTCCTTctacatgagggcctgcatgggggggtcccgacaacgctcaaCGCTAATtttggagggccggctacgtaatacgctaaattcagaaagcctccctacgctctacgctaaattcagaaagccccccctacgttccacgctaaattatggagtggtcggcaacgctctacgtaaaataaaaatggcccattacgctctacgtaaaaggggcatgcaggccctcctagctacatgtagtcaGTCAGGAAATTCACTGACCACAAAAAGTTCTCTACTAGACAGGACTTTTGCTAGGATGCATGGGGAGGGACTTGAATCTCTCCATTATTatgattacaaatgtacatggaaTGAAACCAGCATGTGATAACTAGTCACACCTTGTTTATTTGATTGTTGTATGGTTCTTCTACATCAGGCATGACAagacagactgactgtgactcaCATTTGGCCGAGCGCTGATGACAGGAGAGGCAGAAAGGTTCCCCCTCGCTTCTCCCCGATGACCAGCTCACCAAACATAGCTCACCGTTACTCTGTCGTCGTTCTGGACCACTCTGTTGTacttttgtaccctgttcttgtACTCATAGTGTAGATTTAAGCAAGTAGAGCTAGTGAAAAAGTTGTACATGTTAACAAGTAAACTTTTCTATTTTTATGTTTCATGTAACCAGTCGAGTTCTGACCAAGGGAAAATTTGGGTAgattttctcccaataacatTTGTAGCAGTAATTAAGATCATGTTGCAGTGTTACAGATTTCCTAATGTAAATGTCTATTTAGAACTAACACGAAGTTTATATCCAAGAGCATTCTCTATTCTCTACACACTACCAGTATATGTTGGAGGACCATTGGAATTCTTCCTATGTCAATTTCTGTGTCTTAAAGCTCACCAACTTTCGTAAGCTAACAATGCAGTAACAAGATTGTGTACATCATTTCACCATGACTGGGTGGGTCTCTACTCTTCAAGATGATACCTGAGTAAATAAACCTGTATTTTGTCCTGAgagaaaacaaataaatcatgTTTAACTCTCTAGTGGTGGTGTGTGTTACAAGTGTTTCCTTGTTAAAAACATAATCATGTGGAGAAGGGGCAAAACTAGGGGGAAAGAAACAGGGACAGGTCTATTTTTATCATTAAGCATTTCATCTTGTATTATCTCTAACAATTGAAAGTCCTGATTACTTGTTTTGAGTACAAACCATACAAAATGATCTGAAATCTGTTGGtcacatattttgtaaacatgaaGAAAGCATGTCATCTCTTCAAaggcaaaagaaaaagaatcaaCTTGTTTTAGGCACTTATGTTTCATAACAAGGACAAAGAAGACACTTCATTCATGTTCTTTCATATGAATATATATTATTTTCAAGGCTTTAGGTCCATAAGAGGATAATTCTTTTTAGGAAAACAAACCCTCAAAAGAAATCCCCTTGCTAAAATTGGATAAcctacattaacattaatctgctgggttacataaatccaccactttgaaaaacagtgggtttgagagatctctggtgAATCACCCCCGggtttgcacagtttagatatacaggagtgcataatactgggggatgttgggttggagatctgtttggacatatcctttcaaggtggcagaattatgtaccctggcagGATTATGTATTGTAGATGTTAGATATTTCTCAATGGAAGCtgctttcagtaccaaggacagtgaaaGCCATTGATTATTATTGACATTGAGAGGGAGAAATCTTTGACAAGCGAGACCTGTAGCAGGATGTTTGACGTCTTACTAAAATAGCAGTATGGATTATTCCACCATAAGCACTCCCACAAGATAGTTTCATATTCAATATGAGGTTAAAAAAGATTCCCACTAAATTTCCACCCCTCCAAGAGAAGTGAACTCGTCTATTGTAGGTCAAAGTGCACCAGTGACAACATGGCGGATCTAGACCAAAAACTTTCTGGTAAGTTTTAATTTCCAACCTGAGCGGGTTAGTAGGACTCCCACAGGTTGATTCTAGGACGTTATGGAAGGCTAAAGAGGTGTTGAAGCCTGTCACGGGTTCTTGATCGTCTTTATGGAGTTAACTGTGCACATATGTGACAAATCTTGATCATGATAGTTAAACTGATTTCTGTAGCATGCATGGCCACAAAACGTcaactgtgtgtgtttgtgagttataaatgtaacaacagTGACACAGTTTAACATAGAGCGTTAATTAGAGAAACTTTAGGAGCTTACGGCTGTTTCACAATTGAGTGTACCAAAGTGGTGTCACTGAGGCTCAAAAATCAACTTTAATGTACATTAAAATTGATGTGGGCAGTTCAAAGGTACATACTTTGGGCATAGTATTCTATAAGGTCTCTGCACGACGCCTCTCGGTTACAGTGATACAGGTCTTTTATGTAATGGGTCACTAAGGGGGTACGGACGGGACAACTGTAAGACTATATTGGTATTTTGTCTACATTAGGTGAATGGAGAAGCTAATGCGGTATCAAGGTATCAAGACTGTTTGGATGTCCAGTATAGTAAGTCAGAGATGTAAGAACCAGCCATGACAACACTGCTCCTGGCCTACTGCGTCCCGTGTTCAGGGAACCTGGTAACAGCTGAGAGAATAAGGTAAGGTTTACATTACAGCACTCTGATCTTTCAGTATATCTCAAAAggtatattttgttttgattgtaAGTTATGATGTAAAAGTCCTGGAAACCAAACTATCTTTCACTCCTCCAGTCTTCAGCAGCTTATCATATGATATGAAAGAAGTATGGATCAACAATGTTTTGAGTCCAGGATGAGATTCTTTATAATAGAAGAGGAAAATTGACAAACGTAGCACACACCCAGTATATATAATGATGATATAAGGAATGCTCTCTTGAAGAAAATTGGGTCAAGACAGCAAAAACTAAAAGGAATTGTTGTCGGGTGCTGGTACTAACTaactgcaaagttaaattttcggTCTGAAACTTTTCCCTCTTCTTCAAAGTGGAAACTAGGATTTTTTTATCACATCAGGACTTTTTTAGAAAGTGGTGGGCACAGGTGTATCAGAAAGTGTATCAGCGACTTTGATGGGCACGAACAGCTGCTAGAATTcatcagcaacaacaacatcaggtGCATTATGGGAATCAACGCCTACAGGACAGGGCATCTTCTCAGGGGTGAGCAGAAATATGTAGACTAGAATGTTTTTATAGTTATGTAATCATCAAAGTTTCTGATGAATTGTCCTTATCATCATTACATATACTTCATCCACACCACGGGTAATAATGAAGTATCATATCATGATCAACTGCTAATTCTTTTAAATAATTCTCAAAAATGCGTACTGTAAAAGTGTTGCATACCGGTAGTTGTAAACTGTATATAGAATTATTTATCATCTTACAAATGGTAATACTGTTAGAGGTATTTTAGGTGGCAATCCGATTCCAGTATCTTTGATATATCTTATGATATGATTTGACTGTTGTTTGCAGACTGTCCAGTGCCATTTGGACTAGTGTTTGGAGGGACTGATCTGAATGAAAGTACGGCAATACCAGAAAGTATGGACCTCATGACTGCTACTGTCAACAGGGCCAGGTAAGGACATCGGTGATTCAATATCTGATTGAcaatttctctcaaaaacatTTGGGGTTAGATAAGATGCAAAGAAAGGGAATAAAATGTCTGCTGTATGTTTTGCATTCAGCAGTAGAAAATGAGCCATACACATGTACCACACACATATTAGCCAGATTAGAAGGTAAACTTTGAAAATGTAGTAGTACTTCAGTTAGTGATTACACTGTGCATTGATTTACCTGCCTGCTGTTATAGTACATACTCATAATCTCGAACTGAACTGCTATCTCTACGCACTTCAACCATGaacattactcagatgggtaacTTCTGGCTGTACTTCAAGGTGGATATTCTAGGTTATGATCTTCAAAGAATTGGCTTGTTGAGACTTTGCGTCGGATCTTTAGATTTCCTTCTCCCCATAGCTGTTTCTACAATTTGGTTCTTTATCAAATCTTGCACTTTGACCTTCAGATTTCTGGTGTGTTTCTCCAAGGAGATAAAACAACAAGCCTTAAACCTCTGGGTGAGTACAGGTAATTAGATTATCTTGTACCTTGAAATCCATTTCAATACAAATGCTTTATTTTAGGGCACAATGATTCACTATACACACACTGCATTATTTCAAGTGCTGATatagaaattttgaaaaatgtcaacAGCTGAATCAGATGATTTACTTGTGGTTTAACTTTCAGCCCCATGTTGTTGACAAGATTCACATTCAGCCTCAAGGTTTGTGTTTAACTTCAGTTAACTGAATAATACTTACAAAGATAAATATGCTTCTTTTATATTCTATTTGAAGTGTTAGAACATATAGCTTTTGGAAAGTCACTACCAATGAcctgatcttcaagcagatattggcAGAGCAAGAAGGCCTTTGTTTAAGGCTTAGTGGCATTATGCTATAGATGCTACTTTGTTTGacaatgcatgtttttgttgACACACTCCTTTTGTTCACCTAATATCAGGTGTTTGTACATATGCTACCTCATCGTCTTGCCTCAGTGACATCTTAACTCCTTACAGAGCTGCAGAGTTTGGTTCATGCTCATGTAAGTCAATACAGGTGAAGCAGACCAGAATATGCCTGGGTATATTCTGACCAGTGGCATATTCTGGTCTGCTACACCTGCAAGCTCCCACTATAATTTTTCTATCACAGCTTTGTGTAAAAGCACAATTTTGTGACTCCAGATAAGAAGAAACAGTGTTGTATAGCTACACTGTGTATTTTGCATGTgttacacatgtaacgttatattttaaAAGAATCAATAAAACATGGTATGATTTGAATTTGATACATCTGTTTCTGTTCCTAAAATGTTATTTCTTTGACTTTTCCAGGTGGTTGTACAGATGATTTGAATGACTCCACAAAAGTCTTCCTACTTGTATGTGGACTAAGACCAGTGAAGGATCCAATTTACCTGCTGCAGGTATTTTCTGGTAAGGCAGTGATTGATTTCTGCCCTTTAACACTTGTACATATTGATGCAACATTGCAGGAGCTATTGAGCACTACCTGTACAAAAAGTGGACCAGatttacaatacaatgcaaacttaacatttctttgGCATTACAGAATGGCATAAAGAAGACAGCAGGGTACTTCTTATTGTCGTGGGACCAGAGGTAGGAAACTTCCTTAATACAAtgaattacaaatgtacattacgTTGATTAAGAATaaacatccaggtgataagataggCCAAAAAAtagtcgcttgagtaactgttttttggaaTAGATTAcattatttgtatctgtatcacATGTCTGGTACACCAGAATAGTTCTCTTACTTAGGGACAGTTTAATTCAataagtaaatgcatttaaaaatgATTGGTTTTAGCCATGGCATCCTGGGAATACATGTGCCTCTACTCTtgttgataagtgtggtgggttctttaacatatttgtggtgtggctctcctctcTCTCCAACTTAAACATATTTCTCCTTCAAATGGAAAGtgattattctttttttgtttgtttcagatgAATCATGACTATGCAAGGAAAGTAAAGGGTGAAATCTGCAGGTACCCAATTCTTGAGAACTGACAATATGTTTTTATACTGAAACGTTCATATGTGTTGCAGTGTAAAGTTTAGATAGGCAGTAAATCAATGacaaatgtgtatatatatgtaatgtactgtaatgtaatgtaatatctgtgcccccctcccctcgcAGGTGTGTAGGCATCCTACTGCTGCCCC encodes the following:
- the LOC136444726 gene encoding glycosyltransferase 1 domain-containing protein 1-like, translating into MTTLLLAYCVPCSGNLVTAERIRTFLESGGHRCIRKCISDFDGHEQLLEFISNNNIRCIMGINAYRTGHLLRDCPVPFGLVFGGTDLNESTAIPESMDLMTATVNRARFLVCFSKEIKQQALNLWPHVVDKIHIQPQGVCTYATSSSCLSDILTPYRAAEFGSCSCGCTDDLNDSTKVFLLVCGLRPVKDPIYLLQVFSEWHKEDSRVLLIVVGPEMNHDYARKVKGEICRCVGILLLPPIPQTDLHTLMLHSCAVVNSSVSEGMSGAILEAMCLGVPVIARNIAGNAAIITHKETGLLFNSPQEFVSEAKCLLGDAELRKTITAKAQDYVNTHHSGEAEKQTYCRLISSVLSQ